The Streptomyces puniciscabiei genomic interval CACGGATGTCCCCCACGTCACCCGAACGGGCCATGGGTTCTCACCGAGGGCACCCAATGGCGGAAGCTGTCAGATGTGACCCACCGCGCCCGCCCCGCCGTCCCATCGGGCCCGCCGCATGTCGATCCGCGGCAGATGCCCCTGGGCGCTCCTGGCCGCCTCCTTCAGCGGCGTGCCCTCCGCGCGGTAGTGGGCGAGCGCGCGCAGTTCATGGCCGGGCAGCAGCATCCCGTCGGCGCGTACCACCCGCCACCACGGGACGGCGCCT includes:
- a CDS encoding MGMT family protein — protein: MSEQSPAEDTPEDRVDALPEYAERVLEVAERIPPGRVMTYGDVAEWLEEGGPRQVGRVMSLYGGAVPWWRVVRADGMLLPGHELRALAHYRAEGTPLKEAARSAQGHLPRIDMRRARWDGGAGAVGHI